The following DNA comes from Natranaeroarchaeum aerophilus.
GATCGGCAACATGGTAATAGACGAATCGCTCGACACAATCGGACGTGTCGTCGACGTCTTCGGCCCCGTCGACCGCCCGTACGTGGCCGTTACGACTGACGATGACGTGAACCTCGCGACGCTGCTCGGCGAAAAACTTTACGTCAAGGATTAGTCGGCCTGGCCTTCCAGTTCGACGACGAGACACTCACACTGGTCGGCTTCCGGATCGAAACAGTCGGGACACTCCGCCGGCCGATCGATAATCGTATCCAGTCGATCTGCGACCGTATCGTCGATCACGCTCTCCAGTGCCCGTGCCTCTTCGCGATAGTTCTTCACTTCGAGGACGTTCGCGAGGAACCGCTCGATGATACAATACGTCTGGATGGCTTCTCGCGCCCGACCGATCCCCTCGTCGGTGAGCCGCACGCCCTTGTACTTCTCGTGGTCAGCCAGCCCCCGATCCTCTAGCTTGCCGATCATCTCGTTGACGCTCGCGGGGCTGACGTCGAGCATCTCCGCGAGCTGACCAGTCGACGCTGGGCCATCCTCGATCGTCTGGGCGAGATAGATCGTCTTGAGATACTGATCAGCGGTGTTCATTTGCGTTCCTCCATGACCCGTGTCACGTCTTCGACGCCC
Coding sequences within:
- a CDS encoding metal-dependent transcriptional regulator, with product MNTADQYLKTIYLAQTIEDGPASTGQLAEMLDVSPASVNEMIGKLEDRGLADHEKYKGVRLTDEGIGRAREAIQTYCIIERFLANVLEVKNYREEARALESVIDDTVADRLDTIIDRPAECPDCFDPEADQCECLVVELEGQAD
- a CDS encoding H/ACA ribonucleoprotein complex subunit GAR1, with amino-acid sequence MQRLGTVDRTAQGLAIARVSGEYEPAIGNMVIDESLDTIGRVVDVFGPVDRPYVAVTTDDDVNLATLLGEKLYVKD